Proteins encoded together in one Bradyrhizobium sp. CB82 window:
- a CDS encoding MFS transporter, which translates to MMTRTTTLTRPRIFYGWLVVAAAFAVTFVGFGSAYTFSAFLEPLQHDFGASRGSVSLVFSIAGFLYFALGIVSGPLADRFGARALAVTGMILVAAGLAAASAARSLVEVYLAYGLGIGLGVGCAYVPAIGAVQRWFVKRRGFASGLAVSGIGLGTLAMPPIASLLIATFGWRGSYLVLAAIAVVLGGGVSLLLENDPRDRGLGPDGDPPEAARAVKSAGTPLLEAVGSARFVGHYLSCLVCSFGAFVPFVHLVPYARDHGVATSSAVLLLGMIGAGSTAGRFLLGGLADRIGRDRSLIMVLLGMALAMVIWAISASAFALAGFAFVYGVFYGGWVAVLPAVVMDHFGGRNVSGIIGILYTSVAFGTLIGPSAAGFAYDATHSYTLPILIGAVANVVAALIVAAPLLRSGTRTISAARR; encoded by the coding sequence ATGATGACGCGCACAACGACGCTCACCCGCCCCCGCATTTTCTACGGCTGGCTCGTCGTCGCCGCGGCTTTCGCGGTGACGTTCGTCGGCTTCGGTTCCGCCTACACATTCAGCGCGTTTCTGGAACCACTCCAACACGACTTCGGCGCCTCGCGCGGCTCGGTTTCACTGGTGTTCTCGATCGCAGGCTTCCTGTATTTCGCGCTCGGGATCGTGAGCGGCCCGCTCGCCGACCGCTTTGGCGCGCGCGCGCTCGCCGTGACGGGCATGATCTTGGTCGCCGCGGGACTTGCGGCCGCGAGCGCGGCACGCTCCCTCGTCGAGGTTTATCTCGCCTACGGACTCGGAATAGGCCTCGGCGTCGGCTGCGCCTACGTGCCCGCAATCGGTGCGGTGCAGCGCTGGTTCGTCAAACGCCGCGGCTTCGCCTCCGGGCTCGCCGTCAGCGGCATCGGGCTCGGCACGCTGGCGATGCCGCCGATCGCTTCGCTGCTGATCGCGACATTTGGCTGGCGTGGGTCCTATCTGGTGCTCGCCGCGATCGCCGTCGTGCTCGGCGGCGGGGTTTCATTGCTGCTCGAGAACGATCCGCGCGACCGCGGCCTCGGCCCGGACGGCGACCCGCCTGAGGCGGCTCGCGCGGTAAAAAGCGCAGGCACCCCGCTGCTGGAGGCCGTAGGCTCGGCGCGCTTCGTCGGCCACTATCTGTCGTGCCTGGTCTGCTCGTTCGGCGCTTTCGTTCCCTTCGTGCATCTCGTGCCCTACGCACGCGATCACGGCGTCGCGACCTCGTCCGCAGTGCTGCTGCTTGGCATGATCGGCGCCGGCAGCACGGCCGGGCGCTTTCTGCTCGGCGGGCTTGCCGACCGGATCGGCCGCGACCGCTCGCTGATCATGGTCCTGCTCGGCATGGCGCTCGCCATGGTGATCTGGGCGATATCGGCGAGCGCCTTCGCGCTTGCCGGCTTCGCATTCGTCTATGGTGTGTTCTACGGCGGCTGGGTCGCGGTGCTCCCCGCCGTGGTGATGGACCATTTCGGCGGGCGCAACGTCAGCGGCATCATCGGCATTCTCTACACCAGCGTCGCATTCGGCACGCTGATCGGGCCGAGCGCCGCAGGCTTCGCCTACGACGCCACGCACAGCTACACGCTGCCGATCCTGATCGGCGCCGTTGCGAACGTCGTCGCCGCACTGATCGTGGCAGCGCCCTTGTTGCGGAGCGGAACACGGACGATCAGCGCAGCGAGGCGCTGA
- a CDS encoding S41 family peptidase → MRKTLLFPLGALTGACLTLLATSPQDGQWVAKAAAGADDAYSQLNLFGEVFERVKGSYVEKPDNAKLIEGAINGMVTSLDPHSRYMNDKAWTEMQETTSGEFGGLGIEVTMEEGLVKVVAPIDDTPASKAGLLSGDLISKIDGEAVLGMTLEQAVNKMKGPVDTKTKLTIVRKGADAPLDVAITREIIHVRPVRFHTENGDIGYIRVTSFNEQTTDGLRKAIASISKDIPQEKLAGYVVDLRNNPGGLLDQAVSVSSAFLARGEVVSTRGRNPEETQRFTAHGGDLTKGKPLVVLINGGSASASEIVAGALHDHKRATLIGTRSFGKGSVQTIIPLGTGSGALALTTARYYTPSGRSIQAQGIAPDIEILQDIPPELKGRMDTMAEAQMRGHLSAADGSEQTGSQSYVPPEEKDDKALHAAYDFLHGVTVNAAAAKTAPKTAVPN, encoded by the coding sequence ATGCGGAAAACCCTGCTGTTCCCCCTCGGCGCGCTGACCGGCGCGTGTTTGACCCTGCTGGCAACCTCTCCGCAAGACGGGCAATGGGTGGCAAAAGCGGCGGCGGGCGCGGACGATGCCTATTCGCAACTGAACCTGTTCGGTGAGGTCTTCGAGCGGGTCAAGGGGAGCTACGTCGAAAAGCCCGACAATGCCAAGCTGATCGAGGGCGCCATCAACGGCATGGTGACCTCGCTCGATCCGCATTCGCGCTACATGAACGACAAGGCCTGGACCGAGATGCAGGAGACCACCTCCGGCGAGTTCGGCGGGCTTGGCATCGAGGTCACGATGGAGGAGGGCCTCGTCAAGGTCGTGGCGCCCATCGACGACACGCCGGCCTCAAAGGCCGGTCTGCTGTCCGGCGACCTCATCAGCAAGATCGACGGCGAGGCGGTGTTGGGCATGACGCTCGAGCAGGCCGTCAACAAGATGAAGGGCCCGGTCGACACCAAGACCAAGCTCACCATCGTGCGCAAGGGCGCCGACGCGCCGCTCGACGTCGCGATCACGCGCGAGATCATCCATGTGCGCCCGGTCCGGTTCCACACCGAGAACGGCGATATCGGCTACATCCGCGTCACCTCGTTCAACGAGCAGACCACCGACGGCCTGCGCAAGGCGATTGCGTCGATCTCCAAGGACATCCCGCAGGAGAAGCTTGCAGGCTACGTCGTCGATCTCCGCAACAATCCGGGCGGCCTGCTCGACCAGGCGGTCTCGGTGTCGAGCGCCTTCCTCGCCCGCGGCGAGGTGGTGTCGACCCGCGGCCGGAACCCGGAAGAGACCCAGCGCTTCACCGCGCATGGCGGCGACCTCACCAAGGGCAAGCCGCTGGTGGTGCTGATCAACGGCGGCTCGGCTTCGGCGTCCGAGATCGTGGCCGGCGCGCTGCATGACCACAAGCGCGCCACGCTGATCGGCACGCGCTCGTTCGGCAAGGGCTCGGTGCAGACGATCATCCCGCTAGGCACCGGCAGCGGCGCGTTGGCGCTGACCACGGCGCGCTACTACACGCCGTCGGGCCGCTCGATCCAGGCGCAGGGCATCGCGCCCGACATCGAGATCCTCCAGGACATCCCGCCGGAGCTGAAGGGCCGTATGGACACGATGGCCGAAGCCCAGATGCGCGGCCATCTCTCGGCCGCCGACGGCAGCGAACAGACTGGATCGCAATCCTACGTGCCGCCGGAGGAGAAGGACGACAAGGCGCTGCACGCCGCCTACGACTTCCTGCACGGCGTGACCGTGAATGCGGCGGCCGCGAAGACCGCTCCGAAGACGGCGGTGCCGAACTAG
- a CDS encoding CGNR zinc finger domain-containing protein, with amino-acid sequence MVGRARHGRGRREDHACDVPDRFAAAGALRAYLQCEPAERRRNRDVLGALDGALEPFPLRVEARAGRGATLSAMRRDGLAGLSAIAIELHDGTLAGTLDRLKMCASEECRRVFYDRSKPSTRRWCMSTLCGNRMKTRAYRERLRETK; translated from the coding sequence GTGGTTGGCCGAGCACGGCATGGGCGAGGGCGGCGAGAAGATCACGCCTGCGATGTTCCAGACCGCTTTGCGGCTGCGGGGGCGCTTCGCGCCTATTTGCAATGCGAGCCCGCCGAGCGGCGCAGGAACAGGGATGTCCTTGGCGCGCTCGATGGCGCGCTCGAACCGTTTCCGTTGCGAGTGGAGGCGCGCGCGGGGCGCGGCGCAACGCTGTCTGCGATGCGCCGGGACGGCCTTGCGGGGCTGTCGGCCATCGCCATCGAACTTCACGACGGTACGCTTGCGGGCACGCTGGACCGGCTGAAGATGTGCGCATCGGAGGAATGCCGCCGGGTGTTCTACGACCGATCCAAACCGTCAACGCGGCGCTGGTGCATGTCGACGCTGTGCGGCAACCGGATGAAGACGCGCGCGTATCGCGAGCGACTGCGCGAGACGAAATAG
- the lexA gene encoding transcriptional repressor LexA, with protein sequence MLTRKQYELLRFISERLKESGVPPSFDEMKDALDLRSKSGIHRLITALEERGFIRRLPNRARAIEVIKLPELQAAGAGRRGFTPSVIEGNLGKVRGPSAPADEGERPVAVPVMGRIAAGTPIEALQTRSHTISVPPDMLGSGEHYALEVRGDSMVDAGILDGDMALIQRNETADTGDIVVALIDDEEATLKRFRRRGASIALEPANTAYEVRILPPNRVKIQGKLIGLYRKY encoded by the coding sequence ATGTTAACGCGCAAACAATACGAGCTTCTGCGGTTCATCAGTGAGCGCCTCAAGGAAAGCGGCGTGCCGCCCTCCTTCGACGAAATGAAGGACGCGCTGGATCTGCGCTCGAAGTCGGGCATCCACCGCCTGATCACCGCGCTCGAAGAGCGCGGCTTCATCCGTCGTCTGCCCAATCGCGCGCGCGCCATCGAGGTCATCAAGCTGCCCGAGCTTCAGGCGGCAGGCGCCGGCCGCCGCGGCTTCACGCCGAGCGTCATCGAGGGCAATCTCGGCAAGGTGCGGGGCCCAAGCGCTCCCGCCGACGAGGGCGAGCGTCCGGTCGCCGTGCCCGTGATGGGACGGATCGCGGCCGGTACGCCGATCGAGGCATTGCAAACCCGTAGCCACACCATCAGCGTCCCTCCGGACATGCTCGGCTCGGGCGAGCACTACGCGCTCGAAGTGCGCGGCGATTCGATGGTCGATGCTGGCATCCTGGATGGCGACATGGCGCTGATCCAGCGCAACGAGACCGCCGATACCGGCGACATCGTGGTGGCGCTGATCGACGACGAGGAGGCAACGCTCAAGCGCTTTCGCCGCCGCGGTGCGTCGATCGCGCTGGAGCCCGCCAACACCGCCTATGAGGTGCGCATCCTGCCGCCGAACCGGGTGAAGATTCAGGGCAAACTGATCGGGCTGTACCGGAAGTATTGA
- a CDS encoding HAD-IA family hydrolase: MTSLLSPGSADALLFDIGRVVLDIDFSKAITCWAGHAGCEPQSIVARYVRDEAYRLHEMGKITDEAYFDSLRRSLGIEISDAQFLEGWNAIFAGEMPDIASLLPRAAKHVPLYAFSNTNRPHVEYFSREYADVLGHFRELYLSSSIGLRKPDAEAFDHVVAAIGVPAERIVFFDDLAENIEGARARGLTAVHVTSPHDVGEALKALGF; the protein is encoded by the coding sequence ATGACCTCCCTCCTCTCTCCCGGCAGCGCGGATGCGCTTCTGTTCGATATCGGTCGCGTGGTTCTCGACATCGATTTCTCCAAGGCGATCACCTGCTGGGCGGGACACGCCGGCTGCGAACCGCAATCGATCGTGGCGCGCTATGTCCGCGACGAGGCCTATCGGCTGCATGAGATGGGCAAGATCACCGACGAGGCCTATTTCGACTCGCTGCGGCGCTCGCTGGGGATCGAAATTTCCGACGCGCAGTTCCTGGAGGGGTGGAATGCGATCTTCGCGGGCGAGATGCCCGACATCGCAAGCCTGTTGCCGCGCGCTGCGAAGCACGTGCCGCTCTACGCCTTTTCCAACACCAACCGGCCGCATGTGGAATATTTCTCGAGGGAATATGCCGACGTGCTCGGCCATTTCCGCGAGCTGTATCTGTCCTCGAGCATCGGCCTGCGCAAACCCGATGCGGAGGCCTTCGACCATGTCGTCGCCGCGATCGGAGTACCCGCCGAGCGAATCGTGTTCTTCGACGATCTCGCTGAAAATATCGAAGGCGCGCGGGCACGAGGGCTGACCGCGGTTCACGTGACATCGCCTCACGACGTCGGTGAGGCGCTGAAGGCGCTGGGCTTCTAG
- the glp gene encoding gephyrin-like molybdotransferase Glp, with protein sequence MALMPVSDALAAVLAGVEPVAEEMVALEAAYHRVLARDVAARRTQPPQAMSAMDGYAVRAADAATVDAELTVIGEVAAGRPFTGVVGAGEAVRIFTGGVVPDGADAVVIQEDTVADDRRVTIKEAAIVGRHIRPAGVDFHEGEVLLRTGARLTERDLSLAAGMNHPALAVRRRPKVAILATGDELVMPGSTPGAGQIVFSNGYALHALARAEGAETIDLGIAADTVAATTAGIRRGRESGADILITTGGASVGDHDLVRPALQAEGFEMAFWKIAMRPGKPMMHGHLGAMRVIGLPGNPVSSYVCGFLFMVPLIRALAGRSGVHHRRERAVLGCDVGPNDVREDYLRARLEEREDGTLVALPVNHQDSSLLANLAAAQALLVRAPFAPKAEAGTPCEVLRLPL encoded by the coding sequence GTGGCCCTGATGCCGGTGTCTGATGCGCTCGCGGCAGTGCTGGCGGGCGTCGAGCCCGTGGCGGAGGAGATGGTCGCACTGGAAGCCGCCTACCATCGCGTGCTGGCGCGCGATGTGGCGGCGCGGCGCACGCAGCCGCCGCAGGCGATGTCGGCAATGGACGGCTATGCGGTGCGCGCGGCCGATGCGGCGACGGTGGACGCAGAGCTCACCGTGATCGGCGAGGTCGCGGCCGGTCGACCGTTCACCGGCGTGGTGGGCGCGGGTGAAGCAGTGCGGATCTTCACCGGCGGCGTGGTCCCCGATGGCGCCGATGCGGTGGTGATCCAGGAAGACACGGTCGCCGACGACAGGCGCGTCACGATCAAGGAGGCCGCGATCGTTGGTCGGCACATCCGTCCGGCCGGCGTCGATTTCCACGAGGGCGAGGTGCTTCTGAGGACAGGAGCCCGGCTCACCGAACGAGACCTGTCGCTGGCGGCCGGCATGAACCACCCGGCGCTTGCCGTCCGCCGCCGGCCCAAGGTCGCGATCCTCGCGACCGGCGACGAGCTGGTGATGCCGGGTTCGACGCCCGGCGCGGGCCAGATCGTCTTTTCCAACGGCTACGCCCTGCATGCACTGGCGCGGGCCGAGGGTGCCGAAACGATCGATCTCGGCATTGCCGCCGATACCGTTGCGGCGACCACGGCCGGCATCCGCCGGGGCCGCGAGAGCGGCGCCGACATCCTGATCACGACCGGCGGGGCTTCGGTCGGCGACCACGATCTGGTCAGGCCGGCGCTTCAGGCCGAAGGCTTCGAGATGGCGTTCTGGAAGATTGCGATGCGGCCGGGCAAGCCGATGATGCACGGCCACCTCGGCGCGATGCGGGTGATCGGCCTGCCCGGCAATCCGGTCTCGTCTTATGTCTGCGGCTTCCTGTTCATGGTGCCATTGATTCGCGCGCTTGCAGGCCGCTCTGGCGTCCATCACCGCCGCGAGCGCGCCGTGCTTGGGTGCGACGTCGGGCCTAACGACGTCCGCGAGGACTATCTGCGCGCCCGGCTCGAGGAGCGCGAGGACGGCACGCTGGTGGCCCTTCCCGTCAACCACCAGGACTCCTCGCTGCTTGCGAATCTTGCTGCCGCACAAGCACTTCTCGTGCGCGCACCGTTCGCGCCGAAGGCCGAGGCAGGCACACCTTGCGAGGTGTTGCGGCTGCCCTTGTAA
- a CDS encoding Flp family type IVb pilin: MKTTLQKFMADETGAAAFEYGLIAAGIALAIITVINGLGSKLNSKFGSISASLR; encoded by the coding sequence ATGAAGACGACGTTGCAGAAGTTCATGGCCGACGAGACCGGCGCCGCCGCGTTCGAATACGGCCTGATCGCCGCTGGCATCGCACTTGCCATCATCACCGTCATCAACGGGCTCGGCAGCAAGCTCAACAGCAAGTTCGGATCTATCAGCGCCTCGCTGCGCTGA
- a CDS encoding EAL domain-containing protein, translated as MTGFGSRLLDQTALIRSGPIRWLVVGGMLLIAAIAIGATLMALNFRDRALRNSARELDNTALLLAHHFDQQLQDFEVIQKDLIANVRASAIGSVEDYRKRLATQDVHLLLRSKMEALSYVGGVNIFDADGELINSSLAWPVPKVNVADRAYFQTFKFDPHSPDQLVQAVHSRVSGMWTILILRKVTSPTGEFLGVVGRGIEPASFERFFASVALGDDGTISMLHRDGTLLARYPHIDDMIGRNFKNGSEGQQRMFDVDHFAGRFTSPSDGDARLISSHALPHFPIVMVATTTRAAALANWREQIGMLVSVALASALAIAALLIAVVRKLSEQHRLSRERLTLEKQRLDRAVNNMTHGLLLFDSSRRLVVCNQRYLEMYGLSGDVVQPGCSFHDIIAHRKATGSFTGDVDRYTARVLRDIHLRNSMVVDTSDGRSIQIVNEPLADGGWVATHEDITERRRTEERITHLALYDALTDLPNRAMFHEHLRDALAAIAGGEQIAVHYIDIDEFKGVNDALGHLVGDELLKSIAAHLSRCVGETEFVARLGGDEFAIVQSAVTSPDHVTDLVARVFTAIREPFDCMGHHLTTDASIGIALAPDHGAELDQILKNADLAMYAAKAAGRHTYRFFEPEMDARVRERRQIETDLRHAIAHGGLEVFYQPCLSLKDDRITGCEALVRWRHPERGMVSPAEFIPIAEDTGLINEIGEWVLATACRDAATWPDDIRLAVNVSPVQFKSGTLVLKIMAALAASNLPASRLELEITEAVLIRDDDSALAILHQLRAIGLRIALDDFGTGYSSLSYLHRFPFDKIKIDRCFVEDIARPDGSSSIVQAVVNLAAARRMATTAEGVETEEQQRLLRALGCSEMQGYLFSAAKPADKVQELFALHRSRLARRSGHESRRREAS; from the coding sequence ATGACGGGATTCGGCAGTCGCCTCCTCGATCAAACGGCACTGATCCGCAGCGGACCGATCCGCTGGCTGGTGGTGGGCGGCATGTTGCTGATTGCGGCGATTGCTATCGGCGCGACGCTGATGGCGCTGAATTTCCGCGACCGCGCTTTGCGCAACAGCGCGCGCGAGCTCGACAACACGGCGCTGCTGCTGGCCCACCATTTCGACCAGCAGCTCCAGGACTTCGAGGTCATCCAGAAGGACCTGATCGCGAATGTGCGCGCAAGCGCCATCGGGAGTGTCGAAGACTACCGCAAGCGCCTGGCGACGCAGGATGTCCACCTTCTGCTTCGTTCCAAGATGGAGGCACTGTCCTATGTTGGCGGCGTCAACATCTTCGACGCCGACGGCGAACTCATCAATTCGTCGCTTGCCTGGCCCGTTCCGAAGGTCAATGTCGCCGATCGCGCCTACTTTCAGACCTTCAAGTTCGATCCGCACTCGCCGGACCAGCTGGTCCAAGCCGTGCACAGCCGCGTCTCCGGCATGTGGACGATCCTCATCCTCCGCAAGGTCACGAGCCCAACCGGCGAATTCCTCGGCGTGGTCGGGCGCGGTATCGAGCCCGCCAGTTTCGAAAGATTCTTCGCTTCCGTCGCGCTCGGCGACGACGGGACGATCTCGATGCTTCACCGCGACGGCACGCTGCTCGCCCGCTATCCCCACATCGACGACATGATAGGGCGCAACTTCAAGAACGGCTCCGAGGGCCAGCAGAGGATGTTCGACGTCGACCATTTTGCCGGTCGCTTCACGAGCCCGAGCGATGGCGATGCCCGCCTGATCTCGTCCCATGCCCTGCCCCACTTTCCGATCGTGATGGTCGCGACCACGACACGTGCTGCCGCGCTCGCCAATTGGCGGGAGCAGATCGGCATGCTGGTCTCGGTGGCGCTTGCCTCGGCGCTCGCCATTGCGGCGCTCCTGATCGCGGTGGTGCGCAAACTGTCCGAGCAGCATCGCCTGTCGCGGGAGCGGCTCACGCTGGAGAAGCAGCGGCTCGACCGCGCCGTCAACAACATGACGCACGGGCTTCTGCTGTTCGACTCGTCGCGACGGCTGGTGGTCTGCAACCAGCGCTATCTGGAAATGTACGGACTGTCGGGCGACGTCGTGCAGCCCGGTTGCAGCTTCCACGACATCATCGCGCACCGCAAGGCGACCGGCTCGTTCACCGGCGATGTCGACCGCTATACCGCGCGCGTGCTGCGCGACATCCACCTGCGCAACTCAATGGTCGTCGACACCTCCGACGGCCGCTCGATACAGATCGTCAACGAGCCGCTCGCCGACGGCGGGTGGGTCGCGACCCATGAGGACATTACCGAGCGCCGGCGCACCGAGGAGCGCATTACGCATCTTGCGCTTTACGATGCGTTGACCGACCTGCCCAACCGCGCCATGTTCCACGAGCATCTGCGGGACGCATTGGCTGCGATAGCCGGCGGCGAGCAGATCGCGGTGCACTACATCGACATCGACGAATTCAAGGGCGTCAACGACGCGCTCGGCCATCTCGTCGGCGATGAGCTGCTGAAATCGATCGCCGCGCATCTGAGCCGCTGCGTCGGCGAGACCGAATTCGTCGCCCGCCTCGGCGGCGACGAATTCGCGATCGTGCAGAGCGCCGTGACCTCGCCCGACCACGTCACCGATCTCGTGGCGCGGGTCTTCACCGCCATCCGCGAGCCGTTCGACTGCATGGGCCACCATCTCACCACCGACGCCTCGATCGGCATTGCACTGGCGCCGGACCATGGCGCCGAACTCGACCAGATCCTGAAGAATGCGGATTTGGCAATGTATGCCGCCAAGGCCGCGGGGCGCCATACCTACCGCTTCTTCGAGCCGGAGATGGATGCAAGAGTGCGCGAGCGGCGGCAGATCGAGACCGATCTCAGGCATGCCATCGCCCATGGCGGGCTCGAGGTGTTCTATCAGCCCTGCCTCAGCCTGAAAGACGATCGCATCACGGGCTGTGAGGCCCTGGTGCGCTGGCGCCATCCGGAGCGCGGCATGGTCTCGCCCGCCGAATTCATCCCGATCGCGGAGGACACGGGCCTCATCAACGAGATCGGCGAGTGGGTGCTCGCGACGGCCTGCCGGGATGCGGCGACCTGGCCGGATGACATCCGCCTTGCGGTCAACGTCTCGCCGGTGCAGTTCAAGAGCGGCACGCTGGTGCTGAAGATCATGGCGGCCCTGGCCGCGTCCAATCTGCCGGCAAGCCGGCTCGAGCTCGAGATCACCGAGGCCGTGCTGATCCGCGACGACGACAGCGCGCTCGCCATTCTGCATCAGCTCCGCGCCATCGGCCTACGCATCGCACTCGATGATTTCGGCACCGGCTACTCATCACTGAGCTACCTGCACCGCTTCCCGTTCGACAAGATCAAGATCGACCGCTGCTTCGTCGAAGACATTGCGCGGCCCGATGGCTCCTCCAGCATCGTGCAGGCGGTGGTCAACCTCGCCGCCGCGCGGCGCATGGCCACGACAGCGGAGGGCGTCGAGACCGAAGAGCAGCAGCGCCTGCTGCGCGCGCTCGGTTGTAGCGAGATGCAGGGCTATCTGTTCAGCGCGGCAAAGCCCGCCGACAAGGTGCAGGAGCTGTTCGCGCTACACCGCAGCCGGCTTGCCCGGCGGAGCGGCCATGAGAGCCGCCGCCGCGAGGCGAGTTAG
- a CDS encoding alpha-hydroxy acid oxidase, with amino-acid sequence MNEAPRIRPQRNVELGASDEPFQNLHEFIRKARSNLNQNAWDYIVGAAETETTMRRNRMALDEIAFRPRVLRDMRNVDGSVEQFGRKMRLPVVLAPVGALEIFDPHGAASVARGAGAFGAAHMLSSVSDPGLEKTAEAAPDALRFYQLYVRGDDAFVEDVVARAVKNTYAAFCLTVDTAHYSRRERDIAKRYVRESRLRATGGDYQKGLEWRTVKLIKDKFDVPLVIKGIATAEDALIALDHGVEWIYVSNHGGRQLDHGRGAMHVLPEIVDAVKGRAQIMVDGGFCRGTDIVKAIAMGADLVGIGRLQCWALAAAGQAGITRMLELLEDEVLRCLGLLGATSFAEVNASSLHPATATNAPSVFSAFPLLDIEPYRY; translated from the coding sequence ATGAACGAAGCGCCCCGCATCCGGCCTCAACGAAACGTCGAACTCGGCGCCAGCGACGAGCCGTTCCAGAACCTGCACGAATTCATTCGCAAGGCGCGCTCCAACCTCAACCAGAATGCCTGGGACTATATCGTCGGCGCCGCCGAGACCGAGACCACGATGCGCCGCAACCGCATGGCGCTGGACGAGATCGCCTTCCGCCCCCGCGTGCTGCGCGACATGCGCAACGTCGATGGTTCCGTCGAGCAGTTCGGCCGCAAGATGCGTCTGCCGGTCGTGCTGGCGCCGGTCGGCGCCCTCGAGATCTTCGATCCGCATGGCGCGGCTTCCGTCGCGCGCGGCGCCGGCGCCTTCGGCGCGGCGCATATGCTGAGCTCTGTGTCCGACCCGGGCCTCGAGAAGACCGCGGAAGCGGCTCCCGATGCACTGCGCTTCTACCAGCTCTACGTCCGCGGCGATGACGCCTTCGTCGAGGATGTCGTCGCCCGCGCGGTGAAAAATACCTATGCCGCGTTCTGCCTGACCGTCGACACCGCCCATTACAGCCGTCGTGAACGCGACATCGCCAAGCGCTATGTTCGCGAGAGCCGGCTGCGCGCCACCGGCGGCGACTACCAGAAGGGCCTGGAGTGGCGGACGGTGAAGCTGATCAAGGACAAGTTCGATGTTCCGCTCGTCATCAAGGGCATCGCGACGGCCGAGGACGCGCTGATCGCGCTCGATCACGGCGTCGAGTGGATCTATGTCTCCAACCATGGGGGCCGCCAGCTCGATCACGGCCGCGGCGCCATGCATGTGCTGCCGGAGATCGTCGATGCCGTGAAGGGACGCGCGCAGATCATGGTCGACGGCGGCTTCTGCCGCGGCACCGATATCGTCAAGGCGATCGCCATGGGCGCGGACCTCGTCGGCATCGGACGCCTGCAGTGCTGGGCGCTGGCTGCGGCCGGCCAAGCCGGCATCACGCGGATGCTCGAGCTGCTGGAAGACGAAGTGCTGCGCTGTCTCGGGCTGCTCGGCGCCACCTCGTTTGCCGAAGTGAACGCATCCAGCCTGCATCCGGCGACTGCCACCAACGCGCCGAGCGTGTTCAGCGCGTTCCCGTTGCTCGATATCGAGCCCTATCGTTACTGA